In Corallococcus macrosporus, the following are encoded in one genomic region:
- a CDS encoding CPBP family intramembrane glutamic endopeptidase, with amino-acid sequence MDCPSEPASAVTSPAPASPRPRVWTVLVAFLLLLMGILAVSVTVASIAMAVEIARTGVDPRDSKAILALTEQLKTMSWLQVAGVITSSLLGLTAALLGGFLSPKPLTERLRLGKGTPLPAWAWGAALVGCFTMGQALESLSVLTGVWDYTASLKGLQAVSQGSLATFALLLFFGTLVAGTAEELFFRGYVQTRLVERWGKWAGIAGAAALFGFLHLDPIHSPMALMMGLFLGWLAERTGSLRLPIFVHILNNLTSFLLSRYAPPTAELPTSVHVTLLVVCSLAFVGVVLALRRSAFHSVRGGTEQHPLPQHAQ; translated from the coding sequence ATGGATTGTCCTTCCGAGCCAGCCTCCGCCGTCACGTCGCCTGCTCCTGCGTCACCGCGCCCGCGCGTGTGGACGGTGCTGGTGGCCTTCCTGTTGCTGCTGATGGGGATCCTCGCGGTGAGCGTCACGGTGGCCAGCATCGCGATGGCGGTGGAGATCGCCCGCACAGGAGTGGATCCCCGGGACAGCAAAGCCATCCTGGCCCTGACTGAACAGCTCAAGACGATGTCCTGGCTCCAGGTGGCTGGAGTCATCACGTCGAGCCTCCTGGGGCTGACTGCCGCGCTCCTGGGCGGGTTCCTGTCCCCGAAGCCCCTGACGGAGCGGTTGCGGCTGGGGAAGGGGACACCGTTGCCGGCGTGGGCCTGGGGTGCCGCGCTCGTGGGCTGCTTCACGATGGGACAGGCGCTGGAGAGCCTGTCCGTCCTCACGGGTGTCTGGGATTACACGGCGTCGCTGAAGGGGTTGCAGGCCGTCAGCCAGGGCTCGCTCGCGACCTTCGCGCTGTTGCTGTTCTTCGGCACGCTGGTGGCGGGCACAGCGGAGGAACTTTTCTTCCGGGGCTATGTGCAGACGCGGCTGGTGGAGCGCTGGGGGAAGTGGGCCGGCATCGCGGGCGCTGCGGCGCTCTTCGGGTTCCTGCACCTGGATCCCATCCACAGCCCCATGGCCTTGATGATGGGCCTGTTCCTGGGCTGGCTCGCGGAGCGCACGGGCAGCCTGCGCCTGCCCATCTTCGTCCACATCCTCAACAACCTGACGTCGTTCCTGCTGTCTCGCTACGCGCCGCCCACCGCGGAGCTGCCAACCTCCGTGCACGTGACGCTGCTGGTGGTGTGCTCACTGGCGTTCGTGGGCGTGGTGCTGGCGCTGCGGCGGTCGGCATTTCATTCAGTGCGAGGTGGGACTGAACAGCATCCGTTGCCGCAACACGCTCAGTGA
- a CDS encoding sulfatase family protein: MPAFARTPPTLARALLLGCRAGLLVFLVLYTLCALLNMQLGYQGNESGIVTEYVWNAWRGVVLWQVARLIGAYCVVGLVLGALLGAGLWAAGRSRRAVFWLSGLGCLVVEVFLVAGDMARHPHLYAATLYARSEVTAAVLRGLSGTQPSGWVMAALVLPVLSVLAVVGRWLAESPRWRGVLGGVTAAAAVAGFTGLGLARAAGGTKAGAPARPNLLILASDGLRPDRLSGNGYPRATSPNIDQLMGEGTRFNDTVVQVPRTAPSWTTLLTSQYAGEHPVVHTLVGREAREAKLTTLATVLEAQGYRTAVVADYAGDHFTRFPYGFQVVSAPDFRFPDLVRQRMLITHVALLPWTALAPGLFKERGEFPELTDPAPLRTRVRHVLDGLPEDAPFALVVFASSTHFPYAAPWPQEGKYVEHGYRGPWRFGATPRMEVDPNASATTPEDVAALGANYDAAVRTFDGLVGSVRSDLERRGRWDDTLVVLLSDHGEHLEDEGLGQGHGDHLWGSAGLRIPFAVRLPGQVASGREVTQRARSLDVAPTVLDLLGVPAPESFRGRSLASLARPGTEPKPLPDVPALIETDVWFSDRDGQPYQTVRMPYPWLYEIAMVEGDTGEIALKPEWEGPVRRARHRGVYLGRWKLLELPTPDGVRVQLFDTVSDPSELRDVAGDHPNVVTALRAKLAAELPDATGEVRGAVGP; the protein is encoded by the coding sequence ATGCCCGCCTTCGCCCGTACACCGCCGACGCTCGCTCGCGCCCTCCTGCTGGGCTGCCGGGCGGGCCTGCTCGTCTTCCTGGTGCTCTACACGCTCTGTGCCCTGCTGAACATGCAACTGGGTTACCAGGGCAACGAGAGCGGCATCGTCACGGAGTACGTCTGGAACGCATGGCGCGGGGTGGTGCTGTGGCAGGTGGCGCGGCTGATTGGCGCGTACTGCGTGGTGGGGCTGGTGCTGGGGGCGCTCTTGGGGGCCGGCTTGTGGGCGGCGGGGCGCAGCCGGCGCGCGGTGTTCTGGCTGAGCGGCCTGGGGTGCCTGGTGGTGGAGGTGTTCCTCGTCGCGGGGGACATGGCGCGGCATCCGCACCTGTACGCGGCGACGTTGTATGCGCGCTCGGAGGTGACGGCGGCGGTGCTGCGGGGGTTGAGCGGCACGCAGCCGTCGGGTTGGGTCATGGCCGCGCTGGTGCTGCCGGTGTTGAGCGTGCTGGCGGTGGTGGGCCGGTGGCTGGCCGAGTCCCCTCGCTGGCGCGGCGTGCTGGGCGGAGTGACGGCCGCGGCGGCGGTGGCGGGCTTCACGGGGCTGGGCCTCGCGCGGGCGGCGGGCGGTACGAAGGCCGGGGCTCCCGCACGGCCGAACCTGCTCATCCTGGCGTCGGACGGGCTGCGGCCGGACCGCCTGTCGGGCAACGGCTATCCGAGGGCCACGTCGCCGAACATCGACCAACTGATGGGGGAAGGCACGCGCTTCAACGACACGGTGGTGCAGGTGCCGCGCACGGCGCCGTCGTGGACGACGCTGCTCACGTCGCAGTACGCGGGCGAGCACCCGGTGGTGCACACGCTGGTGGGGCGCGAGGCGCGCGAGGCCAAGCTCACCACGCTGGCCACGGTGCTGGAGGCGCAGGGCTACCGCACGGCGGTGGTGGCGGACTACGCGGGGGACCACTTCACGCGCTTCCCGTACGGCTTCCAGGTGGTGTCCGCGCCGGACTTCCGCTTCCCGGATCTGGTGCGGCAGCGGATGCTGATCACGCACGTGGCGCTGTTGCCATGGACGGCGCTGGCGCCGGGGCTGTTCAAGGAACGGGGCGAGTTCCCGGAGCTGACGGACCCGGCCCCGCTGCGAACGCGGGTGCGGCATGTGCTGGACGGGCTGCCGGAGGATGCGCCGTTCGCGCTGGTGGTGTTCGCGTCGTCCACGCACTTCCCCTACGCGGCGCCGTGGCCGCAGGAGGGCAAGTACGTGGAGCATGGCTACCGGGGACCGTGGCGCTTCGGTGCGACGCCTCGGATGGAGGTGGATCCGAACGCGTCCGCGACCACGCCGGAGGACGTCGCGGCGCTGGGAGCGAACTACGACGCGGCGGTGCGCACGTTCGACGGGTTGGTGGGGAGCGTGCGCTCGGACCTGGAGCGGCGGGGCCGGTGGGACGACACGCTGGTGGTGCTGCTGTCGGACCATGGCGAGCACCTGGAGGACGAGGGGCTGGGCCAGGGGCATGGAGACCACCTGTGGGGCAGCGCGGGTTTGCGCATCCCGTTCGCGGTGCGGCTGCCCGGGCAGGTGGCGTCAGGGCGCGAGGTGACGCAGCGGGCGCGCTCGCTGGACGTGGCGCCGACGGTGCTGGACCTGTTGGGCGTGCCCGCGCCGGAGTCGTTCCGGGGTCGCTCGCTGGCGTCGCTGGCTCGGCCGGGGACGGAGCCGAAGCCGTTGCCGGACGTGCCCGCGCTGATTGAGACGGACGTGTGGTTCAGCGACCGGGACGGTCAGCCGTACCAGACGGTGCGCATGCCGTACCCGTGGCTGTATGAGATTGCGATGGTGGAGGGGGATACGGGTGAGATTGCGTTGAAGCCGGAGTGGGAGGGGCCGGTGCGCCGGGCCCGGCACCGCGGCGTGTATCTGGGGCGGTGGAAGCTGCTGGAGCTGCCGACGCCGGATGGGGTGCGGGTGCAGTTGTTCGACACGGTGTCGGACCCGTCGGAGCTGCGGGACGTGGCGGGGGACCATCCGAACGTCGTGACCGCGTTGAGGGCGAAGCTCGCGGCGGAGCTGCCGGATGCGACAGGAGAGGTTCGCGGTGCCGTGGGTCCCTGA